A genomic segment from Anabas testudineus chromosome 6, fAnaTes1.2, whole genome shotgun sequence encodes:
- the si:ch211-272n13.3 gene encoding ankyrin repeat domain-containing protein 26 isoform X4, with translation MKKIFSFTKKKKQPSSTPDSESVLSVGYDLKEKDLGKVHKAASVGDLTKLKQLAKKNDINQLDKENRTALHIACASGHVDVVQFLVESKAKLNLCDNQNRSALMKAVQGQHERCVSILLENHAEPNLVDINGNTALHLTANIPSISTAVLLLEHEANINAQNKEGFAPLTVAVREDHIEMAEFLLKEGADVNLVDQDQRSPLMIAAGNGQIAMLRLLLRFDANITLKDTKGWSADDYAVMNGHHPCSLLIIEHGTQRNDGSSLSHKGQSKKKKAMLLGSPSQDAEVGFSLGGPATDKDEHGANEAGGDVEDNSQSESLSRVSKSAADDWPSSEDDDESILIEKKPHKVNLRKMIASKKGEASVLPDRSLSGTESEPESENRVQKNTSFPKALPSNKALQHPVDPSPISSLSKASQMTSTPLPPYRKKEDSSENEDDANDEDGNEDEEGEEEEDNSDEYYQHEESGDSLDAASAVNETEVSKDRKRDFLSELGLEKGEEERDSWDSESHKSHSDNPSMPHEAKQHLHTQDQDEMLATKEQIKENLFYIPSFLRGKGGSRMAVLEPWRSVGRPRGSQGEVGNNDNDDNGGSHVDKHDTVQKETEKAKWEPLSVLSKLEGDTDQKTDLMEELGLGDVDDLDDASDWDTASTTSKRTLPGRRLAASPALEEFPEISSPSVKEHDKDITPAEPLTPQRSIIPVKSLPCTPSQVAPHPQPRTRKAVLQKPESEEESDWEPDHLTSSNTGTIDNRQQNIAKLHAAKQGSPELSSIERHHKSNVEQQQMAGKETTKTALEVQKSSSSWDTGGAVLEEVGTEKPEISLRCMSSQAGLIYQKQQPAAIKSTSVVPVHLHLPLQQIYNSNKQEGKAIEETLQLELVRGAQQGKAPQTNTLVNGDRLSVFDDSTLSDVSDDEGRLPSSGQLKNANPEEVEMAEDFDELTQSSDTATDDNDSPTSGYRHASLLIQNLDSATLDSRTMVKLQNIFHEYERSIQKARSRHGYLADKVSQLEMERVEVRTSLEEIKDVKSDLERNQLELQTEVTNLKFQLKQEQENRRNSTMMYNTTRDKLRRTEEQHQLEVQERQKVELTLRNLELEMRTLVNNMKQLEEDHSETQRLLAQERSARNLQENLLNSHLRKQQEIEEENKRNISKSNEALSQLTEASDRERELVQQTVTLQEQLNILRTDLEHSRANSSLKESHILEENEALKEQLEDTRRDLKLSSEALTQTVFNCNNQMTTLKSELTITTTRLENERQTREALEAELESTRTRLAGAIKEAECCLAAHSDTEKALLREKEEHHRLKDRLTGEAASQREAISSMSQKLAKAETHANSMENEVHRVTLQLTEKGLLLEVLQREKDQAAARIKELESALQAKQELVSRAGARHEATQERLAQAQSESMLLRQQLEEAQNKGVAKERAVTDAQERFSDILSKLRSDCEERVQLVEERNKELASKAADLRDQIYKLEEEKSERETSLRQLQQELADSLKKLSMSEASLEVNTRYRNDLEEEKVRLLKDVDRLKAKLEESGDQYLQAERRINSLKNSLDEREKELATAAHKLQEALSASAASDTTIKQLEEAVQGLEIENARLEAAAKQQSNKIDALQKGAQEAAMVRGHLEDLVTNLQSSKMTLEDQLSREVQKQSMLSHTAQDSQALWEEELKSRSKLGLRLAELEKEKGELNTQMEIEKKKAKKIAEQKKAVDTRLDQEMKRNTELQKEMYRLRTLLKTAKKKLRDQDSGGAEFGSPMSSLPIDLGRHGQAESAYGRMKEKVNDLQVQLENEVSRRSQLEKANGELKDQLASVKCLSRNNDLLERSKRQLEDEVLDLRRRMETAQMEQSQVDQFRRDAEDRARQELQQKLEQVNLFLQSQAASQEALDQIKATNEATLRSQLEQKIRELEGELGRARTTQQDSLNQRDSMRTDLERYRQLYTEELRLRKSMAAKLERSNNRLAEANSKLLNERSRSFMNSSITNGSLGGPTLDLGTLGSPANYGATLGPLNRSLGLGFSLLSPATEGQNSRVEDYLAKMQSELDRNISKELNNATAELDAASARLSPVGSASRVELDPVSRATQQYLEVLKKNNMI, from the exons ATGAAGAAGATATTTAGCTTTactaagaaaaagaaacaaccgTCAAGTACTCCTGACAGTGAAAGTGTGCTTTCTGTCGGCTATGACCTGAAAGAAAAGGACCTAGGGAAGGTCCACAAGGCTGCCTCAGTAGGTGATTTGACAAAGTTGAAGCAGCTTGCTAAAAAGAATGACATCAATCAACTTGACAAGGAGAACAG AACTGCACTTCACATTGCTTGTGCCAGTGGACATGTTGATGTGGTCCAGTTCCTGGTTGAGAGCAAAGCCAAGCTTAACCTATGTGACAATCAAAATAGATCCGCCTTAATGAAG GCGGTGCAGGGCCAGCATGAACGCTGTGTGAGTATACTGCTGGAGAATCATGCTGAGCCTAACCTTGTTGATATCAATGGCAATACAGCCCTACATTTAACAGCAAATATCCCGTCCATCTCGACTGCTGTCCTGCTGTTGGAGCATGAGGCTAACATCAACGCGCAAAATAAG GAGGGATTCGCACCATTAACTGTGGCAGTCCGTGAGGACCATATCGAGATGGCTGAGTTTCTCCTCAAGGAGGGTGCTGATGTGAATTTAGTGGACCAAGATCAAAG gTCCCCATTAATGATAGCTGCTGGCAATGGACAAATCGCTATGCTACGACTGCTCTTGCGGTTTGATGCAAATATTACACTAAAGGATACCAAAGGATGGTCAGCTGATGACTACGCAGTGATGAATGGGCATCATCC TTGTTCCCTCCTGATCATTGAGCATGGTACCCAGAGGAATGATGGGTCCTCACTTTCACATAAAGGTcagagcaaaaagaagaaagcaatGTTGTTGGGCAGCCCTTCCCAAGATGCTGAAGTAGGATTCTCTTTGGGAGGCCCAGCCACTGACAAAGATG AGCATGGAGCAAATGAAGCAGGGGGAG ATGTTGAAGATAATTCCCAATCAGAGTCACTAAGTCG GGTTTCAAAAAGTGCTGCAGATGATTGGCCTTCATCAGAAGACGATGATGAATCAATTTTAATAGAAAAG AAACCACACAAGGTAAACCTAAGAAAAATGATTGCATCTAAAAAAGGAGAAG CTTCTGTACTGCCTGACAGATCTTTGAGCGGTACAGAATCTGAGCCAGAGAGTGAAAATAGAGTCCAGAAAAATACATCCTTTCCAAAGGCTTTACCATCCAACAAAGCGCTGCAGCACCCAGTAGATCCATCTcccatttcctctctttccaaAGCATCCCAGATGACTTCCACCCCTCTCCCACCCTATAGAAAg aaaGAAGATTCCTCTGAGAATGAGGATGATGCTAATGACGAGGATGGgaatgaggatgaggagggagaggaggaagaagacaacTCAGATGAATATTATCAGCATGAAGAGAGTGGAGACTCCCTTGATGCTGCTTCAGCTGTTAATGAGACAGAAGTCTCTAAAGATCGAAAAAgag ATTTCCTGTCTGAGCTTGGTCTGGAGAAGGGGGAAGAAGAGCGAGATTCTTGGGACTCTGAG TCCCACAAGTCCCACTCTGATAACCCAAGTATGCCACATGAAGCGAAGCAACACCTGCATACTCAGGATCAAGATGAAATGTTGGCTACTAAAGAACAGATTAAAGAAA ACTTGTTTTATATTCCCTCTTTTTTAAGAGGGAAGGGAGGCAGTAGGATGGCAGTTCTAGAGCCTTGGAGGAGTGTAGGCAGGCCAAGAGGCAGCCAGGGAGAGG TTGGAAACAacgataatgatgataatggcGGCAGCCATGTTGATAAACATGATACTGTACAGAAAGAG ACAGAGAAAGCAAAATGGGAACCACTTAGTGTTTTGAGCAAACTTGAAGGGGATACTGACCAAAAGACAG ACTTGATGGAGGAGCTTGGTCTAGGTGACGTTGATGACCTTGATG ATGCATCAGACTGGGACACAGCCAGCACTACTAGTAAGAGAACACTACCTGGCCGTAGATTGGCTGCCTCCCCTGCACTTGAGGAGTTCCCAGAAATCTCAAGTCCATCTGTTAAGGAGCATGACAAAGACATTACTCCAGCAGAACCCCTGACACCTCAAAGGAGCATAATTCCCGTCAAAAGTCTGCCATGCACACCCTCTCAAGTCGCGCCTCATCCCCAACCACGTACAAGGAAGGCGGTGCTTCAGAAACCAGAGAGCGAAGAAG AATCAGATTGGGAACCAGACCATTTAACATCTAGCAATACAGGCACAATTGACAATCGGCAGCAAAACATAGCCAAGCTTCATGCAGCTAAACAAG GTTCCCCTGAGCTTTCATCAATAGAAAGACACCATAAAAGTAACGTGGAGCAGCAACAAATG GCTGGCAAAGAGACAACAAAGACTGCATTGGAGGTGCAAAAATCCAGTTCTTCATGGGATACTGGAGGAGCAGTTTTGGAAGAAGTAGGCACGGAGAAACCTGAGATCAGTTTAAGATGCATGTCGAGTCAAGCTGGTCTAATTTACCAGAAACAGCAACCTGCAGCCATCAAGAG CACCAGCGTGGTACCAGTGCATTTGCATCTCCCACTCCAGCAGATCTACAATAGCAACAAACAGGAGGGAAAAGCTATAGAGGAGACCTTACAGCTGGAGCTGGTCAGAGGGGCCCAGCAAGGCAAAGCCCCTCAGACCAACACCCTTGTTAATGGAGATCGTCTATCTGTGTTTGACGATAGCACTTTGAGTGATGTATCAGATGATGAAGGAAG GTTGCCATCCAGTGGACAGCTGAAAAATGCG AACCCTGAAGAAGTGGAGATGGCGGAAGACTTTGATGAACTTACTCAGTCATCAGACACAGCCACAGATGATAATGACTCTCCCACTTCAGGCTATCGTCATGCTTCTCTCCTCATCCAGAACCTTGACTCAGCCACGTTGG ACTCGAGAACCATGGTGAAGCTGCAGAACATTTTCCACGAATATGAGAGGTCCATCCAAAAGGCAAGGAGTCGCCATGGGTACCTGGCAGACAAGGTGAGCCAGCTGGAAATGGAACGGGTGGAAGTGAGGACGTCACTTGAGGAAATTAAAGATGTAAAGTCTGACTTGGAACGCAACCAGTTGGAATTGCAGACTGAAGTCACAAACCTCAA ATTTCAGCTGAAACAGGAGCAGGAAAATCGACGTAACTCCACTATGATGTACAACACTACAAGAGATAAGCTGAGGAGGACGGAAGAGCAACATCAGTTAGAGGTTCAGGAGAGACAGAAGGTGGAGCTCACCCTCAGGAACCTGGAACTAGAGATGAGAACACTAGTCAACAACATGAAACAG CTTGAAGAGGATCACAGTGAGACCCAGAGACTGCTGGCTCAGGAACGCAGTGCACGGAACCTGCAAGAGAATTTGCTCAATAGCCATCTCCGTAAACAACAGGAAATAGAggaagagaataaaagaaatataagTAAAAGCAATGAG gCCTTGTCTCAGCTCACTGAGGCCAGTGACAGGGAGAGGGAATTAGTCCAGCAGACTGTTACTTTACAGGAGCAGCTGAACATCCTGAGGACAGACCTTGAGCATTCAAGGGCCAACAGCAGCCTCAAAGAGAGTCATATTTTAGAGGAGAATGAGGCCCTCAAGGAACAGCTAGAAGATACTCGTCGAGATCTCAAACTTAGCAGCGAAGCCCTGACCCAAACAGTCTTTAACTGCAATAACCAGATGACCACCCTTAAGTCTGAGCTGACTATAACAACAACCCGCCTAGAAAATGAAAGGCAAACACGTGAAGCACTGGAGGCTGAGCTAGAGTCCACTCGTACTCGTCTTGCTGGAGCCATAAAGGAGGCTGAGTGTTGCCTTGCAGCTCACTCGGACACAGAGAAAGCTCTGCTCCGGGAGAAAGAGGAACACCATCGTCTTAAAGATAGACTCACAG GTGAAGCAGCCAGTCAGCGTGAGGCaatcagcagcatgtctcaGAAGCTGGCCAAGgcagaaacacatgcaaacagcatGGAGAATGAGGTCCATCGGGTCACGCTGCAGCTGACAGAGAAAGGCTTACTACTGGAAGTCCTACAACGGGAGAAGGACCAGGCTGCTGCACGTATCAAGGAGCTAGAATCGGCTCTGCAGGCCAAACAGGAGCTGGTCAGCCGAGCTGGAGCTCGCCATGAAGCCACACAGGAACGGTTGGCTCAAGCACAGAGTGAGAGCATGTTATTACGGCAGCAGCTAGAGGAGGCCCAAAACAAAGGGGTTGCAAAAGAGCGTGCTGTGACCGATGCCCAAGAGCGCTTTAGTGACATTCTGTCCAAGCTGCGCTCTGACTGTGAAGAGAGGGTACAACTAGTGGAGGAGAGAAATAAGGAGCTGGCCAGTAAGGCTGCAGATCTCCGAGATCAGATCTATAAGttagaagaagagaagagcgAAAGAGAG ACTAGTCTAAGGCAGCTGCAACAGGAGCTTGCTGACTCACTCAAGAAGCTGTCAATGAGTGAAGCTTCTTTAGAGGTCAACACACGCTATCGCAATGacctggaggaagagaaggttagactcctcaaagatgtgGACAGACTCAAAGCAAAG CTGGAGGAAAGTGGAGATCAGTATCTGCAGGCTGAAAGACGTATTAACAGTTTAAAGAACAGTTTAGATGAAAGGGAAAAGGAACTCGCCACTGCTGCTCACAAACTTCAGGAGGCGCTGTCTGCCTCAGCAGCCTCTGATACCACCATCAAACAGCTGGAGGAAGCTGTGCAAGG GTTGGAGATAGAGAACGCCAGGCTGGAAGCAGCTGCAAAGCAACAATCAAACAAAATTGATGCTCTTCAGAAAGGGGCTCAAGAAGCTGCCATG GTCAGAGGTCATTTGGAGGACTTGGTTACAAATCTCCAAAGCAGTAAGATGACTTTGGAAGACCAACTTAGTAGAGAG GTTCAGAAACAAAGCATGCTGTCTCACACAGCCCAAGACTCTCAGGCCCTGTGGGAGGAGGAGCTCAAGAGCCGCTCTAAGTTAGGATTGCGTCTGGCAGAGCTtgagaaggagaaaggagaacTGAACACCCAG ATggaaatagaaaagaagaaagccAAAAAAATTGCAGAGCAAAAGAAGGCTGTAGACACTCGGCTTGAtcaagagatgaagagaaacacagagcttCAAAAAGAAATGTACAG gCTGCGGACTCTATTGAAGactgcaaagaagaaactcAGGGATCAAGACAGTGGTGGAGCTGAGTTTGGCTCTCCAATGAGTAGTCTACCGATTGACCTGGGCAGACATGGCCAGGCTGAAAGTGCCTATGGACGAATGAAAGAAAAG GTAAATGACCTGCAGGTGCAGCTGGAAAACGAAGTGTCTCGTCGCAGCCAGCTAGAGAAAGCAAATGGGGAGCTTAAGGATCAGCTAGCTTCCGTGAAGTGCTTAAGTCGGAATAATGACCTGTTGGAGAGGAGTAAGAGACAGTTGGAAGACGAGGTACTGGACTTAAGACGCCGAATGGAGACTGCACAGATGGAGCAAAGCCAGGTGGACCAGTTCCGCCGTGATGCAGAGGACAGGGCTCGTCAGGAGTTACAACAGAAACTGGAGCAGGTCAACCTATTCCTTCAG TCTCAGGCGGCATCCCAGGAGGCCCTGGATCAGATTAAGGCGACCAATGAGGCGACCCTGCGCTCTCAACTGGAGCAGAAGATCCGTGAGCTGGAGGGAGAATTGGGACGGGCCCGCACCACCCAACAGGACAGTCTTAACCAGAGAGACTCAATGCGGACAGACCTGGAGAGGTACCGCCAACTCTATACCGAGGAGCTGCGCCTACGCAAGTCCATGGCTGCCAAACTAGAGAG GTCAAACAACCGACTTGCAGAAGCAAATTCCAAGCTGCTTAATGAGCGCAGTAGGTCTTTTATGAACAGCAGCATTACAAACGGTAGCCTTGGAGGTCCCACGCTAGACCTAGGCACTTTGGGTTCACCTGCAAACTATGGAGCCACACTGGGGCCCCTCAACAGGAGCCTTGGCCTGGGATTCTCCCTCCTCAGCCCTGCGACTGAGGGACAGAACAGCAGAGTGGAGGACTATCTTGCCAAG ATGCAGAGTGAGTTGGACAGAAATATATCAAAGGAATTAAACAATG CCACAGCCGAGCTGGATGCTGCCTCTGCCCGTTTGTCCCCAGTGGGCTCTGCCTCGAGGGTGGAGCTCGATCCTGTGAGCAGGGCAACACAGCAGTACTTGGAGGTACTAAAGAAGAACAATATGATCTGA